One bacterium DNA segment encodes these proteins:
- the rpsU gene encoding 30S ribosomal protein S21, with translation MRDSDSFEKALRIFKRKCIKEGLLADMRKGEFFSKPSVRKKVKSAKARSRKARFGM, from the coding sequence ATTCGCGACAGTGATTCCTTTGAAAAGGCATTAAGAATCTTCAAACGCAAGTGCATTAAAGAAGGTTTGCTTGCCGATATGCGCAAGGGTGAGTTCTTCAGCAAGCCCAGCGTCAGGAAAAAAGTCAAATCGGCCAAGGCCAGAAGCCGCAAAGCCAGATTTGGAATGTAG